The DNA region GGACACGAGAACTCTCGCGAGGCGCTTCGCTTTGTCCTTGGGATCCCTCCTGCCGAAAGAAAACCCGCTGACCGCCGGGGCCTCCTCAGCCGGGGCCTCTTCGACCGCGGCATCCTCGACCGCGGCCGGTTCGGCGGCGTCCTCCACGGCGGGCGGGTCTTCCGTGGCCGCCGGCGCACCACCGGCGAAGAACGAGTCCGTGGCCGATTCCTTCGGCTCCGGCTGTGACTCCGCGCCGAAATCGGCCACGATGGTGATTTCTTCTTCCGGCTCCGTACCGACAGGCTCTGCTTCGGGCTCGAGCTCCGCCACCACGGCGAAGTCGGGCACAGGCTCGGGCTCGGGCTCGGGCTCCGGCACAGGCTCGGGCTCGGGCTCCGGCACAGGCACAGGCTCGGGCTCCGGCACAGGCTCGGCTGCGACCTCTGGCACAACGTCGGGCGCAAGGTCGTCGATCGATGACGGACGCTCTACGCGGAAGACATGACCACAGGAGCTGCAGCGAGCGTTGACCCCTGCCTCCGGGATCTTGTCTGGATCGACCGGAAAGGTCGCTGGGCAGGATGGGCAATGGATCCGGATGACCATGATAGGATTGGTTCAGGTGTCCTCTTCGGGCGAACCGGTCGATAGCACGCCCGTCAACGCATCCGCCTCGCTAGCTGCGGCGGTCTCCAAAATGGGTGACTTGTGACGCCGGTCCACAACGTATTTCGAGCCGGGCAGAGATTTCGCAAAGGTCTTCATCTCTGCCGCGAGCTCACTGATCATACCTGGATGATCGAATGTCTGGAACTGATTGGTCACGACGCCGATCGACAGGGACATGAGCGGAACGCGGTAGACGTTGCCGCGACGGTCCTTGCCAAGAAAATAGCCCGCGCGCCGGTCTTCCTCGGTGTACTGGTACGGGATCAGCTCGTCGAAGAGTTGGATGATCTCGTCACAGGTCACCTCCAAGTACGTCATGGGCACGTTGAAGATGAAGTCGTCCCCGCCAATGTGCCCCACAAACCCGCCCGGCGCCAAGGCGCGGACCGTGTCCCTCAGAATACGCGATAGCAGACGGATCACGCCGTCTCCGAACGCGTACCCGTAGCGGTCGTTGAACTCCTTGAAGTGATCGAGGTCCGCGTAGCAGACGGCAAACTGCTCCGATGTCTCGAGCCGCGCCTGCATGTCCCGCGCGATGTGGGTGGTGCCGGGAAGACGGGTGGTCGGATGTACGGAGACGTCTCGATCTGCTCGTTTGAGGACCTGGTCGAGCCTGAGCCGGTTCTCCCGCTCTGCCGTGCCGTCGTGCAACACTTCGTCGGCGCCGACTGCCAGCAGGTCCGACACGCCATTGTCACCGCCTCTCAGCACTACCACCAGAGGGACTATGCTCGTGAAAGAGTCTTCCTTGAGGACACGAATTACCTCTAGGATGTCCGAGAGGTCTGATCCGGTTTCCATGACGACGCACGCCGGCATCATCCGGTTCAGAAACGCCCGGAGTTCGACGGCCTGATCCACACGCACGAGCTCCAGCTCGTTCACCTCGGTAAAGCGAGAGACGATCGGAGAGGGATCCGTGCGACCTGGACCGAAGTAGAGAACGGTCTTGTCGGAAGCCATAGAACCTCGAGCGGGGGAGCAGCTCCGGATGCTAGGTTACCGTAAGCGCAAGGGCGGTGTCAATCGGCGTTCGGAAGTACCCGCATCAGCAGGAAGTCCACATGACGGGCCTCCTTGTCGACCCGCGCGACCTGCACCCGGACGCGATCCCCCAGCCGGTACGTGCGCCGCCCCCGGTCACCCACGAGTGCGTACGTCTCCTCACGCAGCCGGTAGAAGTCGTCGCGCAGGCTGTTCACGTGCACGAGCCCGTCGACGAAGTACCGCTCGAGAGTCACGAAGAAGCCGAACGCGGCAACCCCCGAAATCTTCCCATCGAACTCGTCGCCGAGATGACGTTCCATGAACTCCACCTTCTTCAGGGCTACCGAAGCCCGCTCGGCCTCCGCGGCAGCCTGCTCCCGTGCACTCGCCCGATCCGCGATTGAAGCGAGCTCGCCCGGTTCCCAGCTCCGTGGCGGCTCCCCGCCGATCAGAGAGCGCACGACCTCTCGATGCACCACGAGGTCGGGATAGCGGCGGATGGGGCTCGTGAAGTGCAGGTACGCGGGCGACGCGAGTCCGAAATGGCCCAGGTTCTTGGCGTCGTAGCGCGCCTTCGCCAAGGACCGCAAGACGACTGTAGAGACGAGCGCGGCCTCATGGCGACCGCGTACGGCCTGTAGGAGGTGCTGTAGATCTCGTGGCCTCAGCGACTTCCGGTTCGGGAGGCGATGCCCGATCCGCCCGAGCAGTTCGCGCAGCTCATCGGCGCGCTCCCGCGACGGCGGCTCGTGCACTCGGTACAGCGCTCCGATTTTACGCGCCTCCATGTCCCGTGCCACCACCTCGTTGGCGAGCACCATGAAGTCCTCGATGAGTCGGTGGCTCTCCAAACGTTCCCTTCGCAGGATGTCGACGGGGTGACCACGTTCGTCGAGCACTACGCGGGCCTCGCCAATGTCGAGGTCGAGCGCCCCGCGCTGCTCGCGTACCGCCCTTACGCCGCGCGCGAGGTCGTCGAGGGTCCGGATTGCCTGGTCGACGGACGGCGAGATCGCGCCCACGCCATCGAGTACGGCCTGCACCTGCTCATACGACAACCCGTCCGAGCATCGGATCCGTGTCCGTTCGTGGCGACGTCCATGGACTTGGCCCGACGTGTCGAGCTCGATGAAGACCGATACCGCGAGCCGATCGACTCCCCCCTTCAAGGAGCACACGTCCGCAGAGAGTGCCTCGGGGAGCATAGGGATCGTGCGGTCCACCAGATAGACACTGGTTCCGCGCGCCAGCGCCTCGATGTCGATCGCCCCTCCTTCCGGCACGAAGTGGGACACGTCGGCAATATGCACGCCGACCTCGAAGCGCCCCTCTCCGAGCTCAGTCACCGACAGCGCGTCGTCGTGATCTCTTGCGTCTGCGGGGTCGATCGTGAAGACCAACATGTCGGTGCGATCGACCCACTCATCCGTGATCTCCTCGATGCCCCGCTCGGCGGCCTCCTGGGCCGCGGCGATCACGGCCGGCGGGAAGTCGGAAGAAAGGCCGAAACCATGAGCGACAGCCAATATGTCGACTCCGGGATCCGACAGCGCACCGAGGACCTTTACGACGGTGCCTACCGGGCCGACCCTGTCCTCCCCGTACGAGTCGAGCCGGACGACGACGACATCTCCGTCCGTTGCCTCCCCGGCGGCGGCGCTGGGTACGAGCACGTCCTTCGAGACGCGACGATCCATGGGTACGACGTAGTCGAAGCGCCGGGAGCGGTGGAACGTGCCTACGATCGTCTCTCGGGCACGGTCGAGGACCTTGATGACGCGGGCGACCGGGCTCCGGCCGCGCGGCCGCGCCTCGATGCGTGTGACGACGTGGTCGCCGTCCATGGCGGTCGCGAGGTGTGCCGCCGGGACGAAGAGGTCGCCGCCCCCCGCGTCGGGACGGACAAAAGCGTCGCCCGCACGGGTCAGCGAGACGATGCCAGGACTGAGCTCGAGACTTCCGGAGAGTGCATACCGGTGGCCCTTCACGCGATAGATCTTGCCGGCCCGTTCAAGGCCGGTCAGCAGCCGCTTGAAGCGCTTGTACTCACTCGCCGCCACGCTTGCGGCGCGGGCGATCTCTTTGGGCTTGAGGGGGCCGCGCGTCGACGCTGCCAAGACTTCCAGGACTCTGGCTTCGCCGCTCTCGGAGCCCCGCCCACGACGGCTCACCGGCCGACGGGACCGATGGGAACGCTGAGCCTCGCCGACCACCCGGAACCCCCGGGCTCCCGGCGGGGCGCGAATCGGATGCTCGCCCGGGAAGCGATGCCACGCGAAGCTAGAAACGCGTCGACCGCCGAAGCGAGGTGGTTCGCGATCACGATACCGACCGCGCTCGTCGCTTGCATAAATCGGCTGTCGCTCTCCGAGATCAGCTCGCCCAATCGTTCCCGGCCGGCAGGACTACGGCTCCAGTCCCACAGGAACTCGGTTTCGTAGGCGCGCGCCTCATAGTACTCGAGAGCCCGCGCGAAGCCGAGATCCCCCGGCTGCCCGCCACCTCCGAGGAAGATGCCTTGGGCTCTGACCCAGATAGTACCGTTGAACGTCGCCGGATCTTCTTCGGGTTGCAGCCCACTCGAGCCTGCGTCGCGGTCGAAGGCGCCCGACCGGTTCCACTTGCTGAGCGTCTCGTAGTAGTTGAAGTCCCCGTCCACTCGCTTTCCCGCTTGGAGCCGGCCCTCTTCCCAGGCAAAGTCCCGGTAGTCGTCGCGCAGGGCGCCGCCCGCCGAGCGTCGCTCGAGGTAAACCGACCAGGCGGCCACCTCGAGCCCGGCGAAGATCCATTTCCTCGACTTGCCCTGCCGGTGCTGACCGAGTCCTGGTAGTGCGAGGGACAGCAGCGTATGACTGACGGGGCCCGTCGCGGGCTCTTGCCGGTAGTTCGCGGTGAAGGGCGACTCGGCCTGCCACGACCAGGATCGACGCTCCTGGGCTTCCGCGGCTGCGGGCACCACCGCCGTCACCAGCAAAATGAGCCCTGTGCGCCGCCCCCTGCGCCTTCTCAAAAGTCGAGAAGGGTGATCGGAAAGGGGGGCGGGCCGCCACCCGTGCTTATGCACGGGTCCCCGGGTGCCACGGCCCCAGAGGGCACCCGCGCATGGCGCGGGTCGCGGAGGGGCGAAGGCGTAGCCGTAGCGGGCACCGCCGCCGAAGGCGGTGGTCCGAGGCGCTCCAACGACGGAGATGGGGCCGTGCCATCGCAACCCACAGACTTGTGTGTCCTTTCAGCCATGGCGTTGGGCACCACCCCCCTTTCCGATCACCCTTCCTAGAACCGGATCGAGAACGTGACGTGCACCGGCTCGGTCTCGCCGGTCAGCGTGGACACCGCTAGAGACTTGGCGATCGCGAGGTCGAAGCGCTCGAAGCGGAAGCCGAGCCCGACGCGGGCGCCGTCCTCCTGATCGAGGTTGCCCAGCACGTACCCGGCGCGCAGGAAGATCGCTTCGCTCACCCCTGCGGTAAGCTCCGTACCGAGGTAAAAGGAGAGAGACCCCAGCTCGCGGAGACGGTCCTGAACCTCCACCGCGAGCCAGCCCCCGAGCTCTTCATCGTCCGTGAGCAAGGCGATGAGGTTGTAGGCGAACGCGAGGCGCACTCGTGCAGGGAGCGGATCAGACTGGTCAGCGTTGAGCACCTGGAGCCGTGGGCCGATATGGGCCAGCATCGCCCCGATCCTCAGACGCTCGGTGGGCAAGATCTGTAGACCGGCATCGAACGCATAGGTTGTGGCGGTCGTGCCGGCATCCGAACAGATGCCGCGGCACGAGCGGCGGAACTGGACGATCTTGAAGTTGACGCCCAGACGTACACCCTCGAGTAACTGCGCGGCGGCGGACACGACCCCGAGGTGATTGCGCACGCTTATCGAGCCGAGCTCGTTGCCGTCGATGTCCCTGAGTTCTTGAGTCCCGATGTCGAGCAGCTGGTACGACACGCCGAGGGTGCCAACACCGGGGCGGGCCCAAAGCGCGGAAAAGGCGGTCGACGTCCCGGCGAGGGGATCACCGCGGAGCAGCACGACCTGACTCTCATCGACGGCCGCGAGACCGGCCGGGTTCCAGAACGCCGATTCTGGCCCGTCGAGAGCAGTCACCGCACGCCCGAGCGAGACAGCTTTGGCACCGACCGGAAGCAATAGAAAGAGGGCGCCTTCCGTCGAACTCGGCTCTTCGCTCCCGTCCTGTGCTGCGATCGGCAACGCCATGCACAGCGTCAGCGACAGCACTAGAAGGCTGTTGAAGAAGTACAGCGGGCCGCCACCCGTGCTTACGCACGGGTCCCCGGGTGCCACGGCCCTAGAGGGGAACCCGCGCCGCCGGCGCGGGTCGCGGAGCGACGACGCCATAGCCGTCGCGGGCACCGCCGCCGAAGGCGGTGGTCCTAGGAGCTCCAACGACGGAGATGGGGCCGTGCCACCGCAACCCACACACTCGTCTGTTCCTTTCATCCCGGTGCTGGGCACACTGTACTTCTTCAACAGCCTTCTACCAGACTACGAAAAGCGTGCATCGTCGTCCTCGGGAACGCGGAAGCCGAGTTGGCTCAGGTACGCCCTGTTCTTACGCCAGGCCTTGAGCGGTCTTACCCACAGATCGAGGTACACACGGGCATCGAGAAAGTGCTCGATCTTCTCACGGGACCGTTCACCGAGCGCCCGGATCGCCACACCCTTTTTCCCGATGAGGATCCCCTTCTGGGACTTTCGCTCCACGTAGACGTTCATGTGGATGTAGATCGGGTCCGTCCCCTCGCGGTACTCCTCCACCTGACAAAAGACCGAATAGGGGATCTCCTGATGGTACTGTTCGAAGATCGTCTCCCGTACGAGCTCAGCGACGAAGAAGCGCACCGGGTCCGACGCTATGTCGTCCTCCGGATAGAGGAACGGGCTCTCGGGCAGCGCGGCGCGCACCGCCTCGAGCAGCGCGTCGACGCCACGTCCGTCCGTCGCGGAGATCCGATGGACGTCGCCCGGGACATGCTCGGCGAGCCAGGCATTCCAAGCGCCCACCTGGCCCTCGCTGGCCTCGTCGATCTTGTTCAGAGCGACGTGTATCGGGGCAGGCGCCTCCTCGACAGCCTGAACGATGCGTACCGTCTCCTCAGGGCTGGGCTTCCGCGTGGAATCGATGACCAGGAGAACGACGTCGGCTTCGGACAGCGCCTGGAGCGCTG from Gemmatimonadota bacterium includes:
- a CDS encoding zinc-ribbon domain-containing protein, with translation MVIRIHCPSCPATFPVDPDKIPEAGVNARCSSCGHVFRVERPSSIDDLAPDVVPEVAAEPVPEPEPVPVPEPEPEPVPEPEPEPEPVPDFAVVAELEPEAEPVGTEPEEEITIVADFGAESQPEPKESATDSFFAGGAPAATEDPPAVEDAAEPAAVEDAAVEEAPAEEAPAVSGFSFGRRDPKDKAKRLARVLVSDMTMYNADLHETALAKGTLKEDFEEEIDKSWKEYVEQVGAEMAGTDGKEFWRQALNDVLAKGEEVF
- the era gene encoding GTPase Era, whose protein sequence is MPPEIADSTTTRAGYVTLVGRPNAGKSTLLNRLIGEHLSIVTAKAQTTWQRVTGILTTGSDQLIFLDTPGLLEVHDLFQRAMLGAALQALSEADVVLLVIDSTRKPSPEETVRIVQAVEEAPAPIHVALNKIDEASEGQVGAWNAWLAEHVPGDVHRISATDGRGVDALLEAVRAALPESPFLYPEDDIASDPVRFFVAELVRETIFEQYHQEIPYSVFCQVEEYREGTDPIYIHMNVYVERKSQKGILIGKKGVAIRALGERSREKIEHFLDARVYLDLWVRPLKAWRKNRAYLSQLGFRVPEDDDARFS
- a CDS encoding PorV/PorQ family protein — encoded protein: MAPGDPCVSTGGGPLYFFNSLLVLSLTLCMALPIAAQDGSEEPSSTEGALFLLLPVGAKAVSLGRAVTALDGPESAFWNPAGLAAVDESQVVLLRGDPLAGTSTAFSALWARPGVGTLGVSYQLLDIGTQELRDIDGNELGSISVRNHLGVVSAAAQLLEGVRLGVNFKIVQFRRSCRGICSDAGTTATTYAFDAGLQILPTERLRIGAMLAHIGPRLQVLNADQSDPLPARVRLAFAYNLIALLTDDEELGGWLAVEVQDRLRELGSLSFYLGTELTAGVSEAIFLRAGYVLGNLDQEDGARVGLGFRFERFDLAIAKSLAVSTLTGETEPVHVTFSIRF
- a CDS encoding GGDEF domain-containing protein; amino-acid sequence: MASDKTVLYFGPGRTDPSPIVSRFTEVNELELVRVDQAVELRAFLNRMMPACVVMETGSDLSDILEVIRVLKEDSFTSIVPLVVVLRGGDNGVSDLLAVGADEVLHDGTAERENRLRLDQVLKRADRDVSVHPTTRLPGTTHIARDMQARLETSEQFAVCYADLDHFKEFNDRYGYAFGDGVIRLLSRILRDTVRALAPGGFVGHIGGDDFIFNVPMTYLEVTCDEIIQLFDELIPYQYTEEDRRAGYFLGKDRRGNVYRVPLMSLSIGVVTNQFQTFDHPGMISELAAEMKTFAKSLPGSKYVVDRRHKSPILETAAASEADALTGVLSTGSPEEDT
- the rnr gene encoding ribonuclease R, translating into MAASTRGPLKPKEIARAASVAASEYKRFKRLLTGLERAGKIYRVKGHRYALSGSLELSPGIVSLTRAGDAFVRPDAGGGDLFVPAAHLATAMDGDHVVTRIEARPRGRSPVARVIKVLDRARETIVGTFHRSRRFDYVVPMDRRVSKDVLVPSAAAGEATDGDVVVVRLDSYGEDRVGPVGTVVKVLGALSDPGVDILAVAHGFGLSSDFPPAVIAAAQEAAERGIEEITDEWVDRTDMLVFTIDPADARDHDDALSVTELGEGRFEVGVHIADVSHFVPEGGAIDIEALARGTSVYLVDRTIPMLPEALSADVCSLKGGVDRLAVSVFIELDTSGQVHGRRHERTRIRCSDGLSYEQVQAVLDGVGAISPSVDQAIRTLDDLARGVRAVREQRGALDLDIGEARVVLDERGHPVDILRRERLESHRLIEDFMVLANEVVARDMEARKIGALYRVHEPPSRERADELRELLGRIGHRLPNRKSLRPRDLQHLLQAVRGRHEAALVSTVVLRSLAKARYDAKNLGHFGLASPAYLHFTSPIRRYPDLVVHREVVRSLIGGEPPRSWEPGELASIADRASAREQAAAEAERASVALKKVEFMERHLGDEFDGKISGVAAFGFFVTLERYFVDGLVHVNSLRDDFYRLREETYALVGDRGRRTYRLGDRVRVQVARVDKEARHVDFLLMRVLPNAD